aagttctcctcgaggatataggaatcctcaaaatggaatctatatttctacatactaatattacgattattcctcattccgttttatatgtttatattcattgatcctattacattatcaatccttgcgtttcagcttcctctaacatcgatgacagcttctcataacttatgtcatcatcttaacaccgtatatgataatatattgataatataactattagttgatagacgatagtggatttttattccaacataccacccataatgtaatagatctaatgaatccatttgtttgttaatagtttgaatgtttttatcggaagaggtttgGTCATTACGTCtgcaatattctttttggtttcgATATAGCATACGTGCAGATGATTTcctgatacttcatctcttAGTCTCATTGCTTtagtaccaaaaaatctgtttctaaatttctcttcattattggatataattatactgaTTGTAGATTTACTGTCGGTTAGTAATCCTTTAgtaattggtttcttgttaagttcttgCACAAGGTGACTGAGgttatttaataatgggaCAGATTCACTTATCgcgtgtatttctgcttccgTAGTTGAAGTACATGTTAATGAAGCCTTGGTggactttcctccaattacttttccattaagtaaatatatgttgCCAATTTGTGATTTATAATACGGTTGGTTACCATACGATGCATCGCTTATAACAACTAATTTATTTGTTGGCTTAACAGGTTTGCttttgtgccatattaATTGCTTATCTCTCGTATTCCATATGAACTGTATCAATTCATATGTCATATCTAACACTTGCTTGGACGgaaatagtatatgttgtgcaagtgtgttgatgtagtataataggtcaaatctaaatttatatccaacatatgatGCTAGACCTATCagcttttgcatttcatgtaccttcattttgtaatcatcttcttctagcTCTAGTTCTTGCTGGTCTATATATAGACCTGGTTGACCTGGAGCGCTAAGtttccttccttttgggttcaaaggtacgtttagtttgggtattttttcagttaatgagttttccatacctaatttcatgtatttacctctttgatatttgatttctaagccaagtatgtcgtactgaatttcgttatcactttcacccagatttattatctttgtatcgtattgtttcttgagtgttgttatgattttcttatttgcatttaagtctttgctgaacaatatcatatcatcaacgaataagcaaattgttacttgactattcttaaatacgcatgaccatccacgaacttcttccataccacactgttttatcaggtatgatttgatagtttcgtACCAGTTCGctccactttgtttcaatccataaagtgatttcttcaaacgtattaacttatcattcattcctaaatgtggtggaggtcttatgtatagttcttctttgatgtctgcatacaaatatgccgaagatatgtctaattgtgtaatatagtagttATTGTCTGATGCAAGTGACAGGGATGTCATTAATGCATAGTGATGTACggtattggattgcatGCCTGGGTCGTAAGTGTCAGGATGTTGAATAtcacctcttgcaacaaatctagctttaTGAGTACCGCCACGTTTCCTGTTAaagataaacattgaatttattactcttttggggtctatttcttttctgtcataaTATCTGTCAGTGTcccaagttttcatcttcaacagttgattgacttctttgtggtatgcctggatatatttttctttttctttaatatctttattataggtGATTGCCTCATCGTATCGTAAGGTAGTTcgtattggtttgattgattttactgcttttacagctgcaatcaggtgaattcgtttcttcgatctcggaggttctaaactacgcatattcttagtattccatgtgtctcgtgataccttaatttcagtttcattatcttctaatgatcttttcttactgttgatagtagtataggcattagagtcaccaataccacccaaactggaattagtttGATGAGAATTTATCGGTGGGAGTTCTTTAAAGGAGTCTGATAATTCGGTAGGAGGTTCTGGAGGCAGATCGGGGAGTGGAAGATCAGCGATAATAGATTCCTCTGTATTCTCCTTAGGACAGGTATCTGACGTTTTGATAGGAACGACGTGGTGTAGTGAATTACTTTCTGATGAGGAAGTATCGATCGAAGGTGAACGGTGTATGATCCTTTTCTCAGTCTCCTGTTCGCTTGTCTGCGGAACAgttttattattggtaCCACCCGTACTGGATATTGGTACGTTTGTATGATTAGTCTCATTGTCACTGTACGAGTCTGAgtgtctgaaatctttagatttactggCGTGCGACGACTCATGTGTGTTAGATTGGGACATGGGAGCAAGTAAAGGAACATCTAATCTATGCATACCACCCGAACCGGTACTCTCGATATCGGAAATTTGGGGGGTGCTAGATCTCTTCTtagatggaagaatattagattcagatatgttggggtcaacttctctgggtgcgcgaatattggttttGGAAACACGTTTCGAATCTTCAGTATGAGTTGACGGAGGTGTGGAATCGGTTGGActcacagcttttgaaaggacaTTTCTCGGTTGCTCAGGATGTAGTTCGATGTCAGATTGGAAGTCATGGTCAGATTCTATGTTAAGATCATCGGATTGTTGGATCTCATTTGACGCAATGAACGATTGATATGAAGCAGTTAAACGGTTTaagtcttcatcgaaagtgagtgcgtcgtaattgaattgatctaatctggattccttgccctgaagaataacatagttagttgtatctactgtcttctttaaggatggaagatagatgatatatccataagagtttcgaGACGGATGTAGAGCGTAGCCTGGGAtgccacgaggatgtattttggagttagggttgtgatcattgacgataacaggttgaccgaaaggtaacaaagtactgatatcaagtcctgccaagccagcatgttgtcttgcagattttttgcttttaggtgaagctagtgaatttctcacaatagtagaaaattcgattgcAGAGAACCATAAATGGTTCGGTAAACCACTACATTGCAGTTGAGTACGGCAGTCATCTAATAAGGTACGGTTGAGCCGTTCAGCGACTCCATGTGCTCGGGAATCCGCtgtggttgtatagcatggagttataccatttttttcaaggaatttatggagagttctgttagtatactcagaaccacggtccatttgtataaccaagacactggcctgaaactggtttttaataaaagctagtatcgtagtaaaaacatcgaGGATAGAGTCCTCGCGACGGTCGTGTAATGGATAAACCCAacggaattttgttgtctcatcagtaaatgagatgaaataggatggtgcactttttggtaggttgtgaactggaccaaatatgtcagtatgtaggtattgaaagggttcgtatgaattttggtattttagtcgtgaacctttgatatgtctgtgtttggtgcttttgccgattaaacaatcaggacattgatagtcaatagcactagaccagtcgacatctgattcgttaaaatacgtgatggtgttatttttaagtgagtatcgaattgtctgtgcattggcatgcgcaagcattcgatgaatgaaaggataaggatatttgcgtgtactttcacttgtatggacattattgatggtgggtacggagatatttgatggaagcaagtactttttagatacccagtaaaagtctccatatTTTACGATAGGTGCAAGTACAGTGCCGTCAGACCGTTCTAAgacgtttttggtaaagcatgctgtgatatctactgcagccaattcattcaaactgagtaagtcataggctatgttaggagtgtgcaatacctttattgatgttttggtgttgtcctggaagtgaaattgtaggtcaccaatagcgttaattggtatatttcttttttgagcatcaactacgtttatgtcaggattagatgatgctgagtgtatgtgatgagcagatcttataagggttcgtgatgctcctgaatcgagaaggaggtgtccagggagttcatcatcagaatgattAGTATGATTTACTGTAGATTCAGTAAGTTTCTGGCCTAAGATGAAGGTCGtgcttattgttcaattgaatcggttcagtagttgatttactgatgGAATCGTTGTCCGTGCTGGGAGAGTTATTAGATG
Above is a genomic segment from Saccharomyces cerevisiae S288C chromosome XII, complete sequence containing:
- a CDS encoding gag-pol fusion protein (Retrotransposon TYA Gag and TYB Pol genes; polyprotein is processed to make a nucleocapsid-like protein (Gag), reverse transcriptase (RT), protease (PR), and integrase (IN); YLR035C-A is part of a mutant retrotransposon); the encoded protein is MLAHANAQTIRYSLKNNTITYFNESDVDWSSAIDYQCPDCLIGKSTKHRHIKGSRLKYQNSYEPFQYLHTDIFGPVHNLPKSAPSYFISFTDETTKFRWVYPLHDRREDSILDVFTTILAFIKNQFQASVLVIQMDRGSEYTNRTLHKFLEKNGITPCYTTTADSRAHGVAERLNRTLLDDCRTQLQCSGLPNHLWFSAIEFSTIVRNSLASPKSKKSARQHAGLAGLDISTLLPFGQPVIVNDHNPNSKIHPRGIPGYALHPSRNSYGYIIYLPSLKKTVDTTNYVILQGKESRLDQFNYDALTFDEDLNRLTASYQSFIASNEIQQSDDLNIESDHDFQSDIELHPEQPRNVLSKAVSPTDSTPPSTHTEDSKRVSKTNIRAPREVDPNISESNILPSKKRSSTPQISDIESTGSGGMHRLDVPLLAPMSQSNTHESSHASKSKDFRHSDSYSDNETNHTNVPISSTGGTNNKTVPQTSEQETEKRIIHRSPSIDTSSSESNSLHHVVPIKTSDTCPKENTEESIIADLPLPDLPPEPPTELSDSFKELPPINSHQTNSSLGGIGDSNAYTTINSKKRSLEDNETEIKVSRDTWNTKNMRSLEPPRSKKRIHLIAAVKAVKSIKPIRTTLRYDEAITYNKDIKEKEKYIQAYHKEVNQLLKMKTWDTDRYYDRKEIDPKRVINSMFIFNRKRGGTHKARFVARGDIQHPDTYDPGMQSNTVHHYALMTSLSLASDNNYYITQLDISSAYLYADIKEELYIRPPPHLGMNDKLIRLKKSLYGLKQSGANWYETIKSYLIKQCGMEEVRGWSCVFKNSQVTICLFVDDMILFSKDLNANKKIITTLKKQYDTKIINLGESDNEIQYDILGLEIKYQRGKYMKLGMENSLTEKIPKLNVPLNPKGRKLSAPGQPGLYIDQQELELEEDDYKMKVHEMQKLIGLASYVGYKFRFDLLYYINTLAQHILFPSKQVLDMTYELIQFIWNTRDKQLIWHKSKPVKPTNKLVVISDASYGNQPYYKSQIGNIYLLNGKVIGGKSTKASLTCTSTTEAEIHAISESVPLLNNLSHLVQELNKKPITKGLLTDSKSTISIIISNNEEKFRNRFFGTKAMRLRDEVSGNHLHVCYIETKKNIADVMTKPLPIKTFKLLTNKWIH